A stretch of Mya arenaria isolate MELC-2E11 chromosome 14, ASM2691426v1 DNA encodes these proteins:
- the LOC128218253 gene encoding uncharacterized protein LOC128218253 has translation MSHDESLLYILQLSDSGFPTGGFSHSGGLEAALKVNYISEKDSLKTYFNSCLENIGSFMVPFMRDAYRLYGEMESLVRLDRLCEACTPNHVARRASSRQGSSLLDTSQRVFSVSSLVEVGDNLPCKHLPVVYGVVCASLGVDIHTATVAFIFTGIRTMVASSVRLDLLGPIEAQAVQRELQKEIPAVIERHKQRSSEDACMLFPQADICQNTHDTMFTKLFYS, from the exons ATGTCACACGATGAATCTCTTTTATACATTCTCCAACTTTCTGATAGTG GGTTTCCAACTGGCGGTTTTTCCCACAGTGGAGGTTTGGAAGCAGCTTTGAAAGTAAACTACATTTCTGAAAAAg ATTCATTGAAGACTTACTTCAACTCTTGTCTTGAAAATATTG GTTCGTTTATGGTTCCATTTATGCGAGATGCCTACCGCCTGTATGGAGAAATGGAATCACTGGTGAGACTGGACCGACTGTGTGAGGCATGCACACCCAATCATGTAGCCAGGAGGGCAAGCTCAAGACAG GGCAGCTCTCTATTGGACACAAGCCAGAGGGTGTTTTCCGTGTCCAGCCTGGTTGAAGTGGGAGATAATCTGCCATGCAAGCACCTGCCAGTTGTGTATGGAGTTGTGTGTGCCTCCCTTGGTGTTGACATCCACACAGCCACTGTTGCCTTCATCTTCACTGGCATTCGCACCATGGTTGCCAGCTCTGTCAGGCTCGACCTGTTGGGACCTATTGAG GCTCAAGCTGTACAGCGTGAGCTGCAGAAGGAGATACCTGCAGTTATTGAAAg GCACAAACAAAGAAGCAGTGAGGATGCTTGTATGCTTTTTCCCCAGGCAGATATCTGTCAAAACACGCATGACACCATGTTCACCAAACTGTTCTACTCATGA
- the LOC128218251 gene encoding centromere protein K-like, translating to MHKSLELNNSKTRSEIRSLSGKLHELHTRTEKKHIPATEAGSEGNVQPDIDIIRARCKQLEAEIAVTKTPESIMLLPNDPGVRFNELCADTEQRISQYKECVDFLSAQCSDMHQEYERECKQREELRLIIKAAEAKLTETDSHNLSHAEVCDRVQTKLKKLKDTDKEKKKQMVDFLDRKFPLPDQVTFNRVKKKLGSEERGGQLQTLADLLPLKSIIDMLMKACMSSPNNPYIVVDHRFWPLYVEFLLVYGIAVLHPDDSQRIKLTPFHL from the exons ATGCATAAGTCATTGGAGCTCAACAATTCCAAGACAAGAAGTGAAATTCGTTCT CTTTCTGGGAAGTTACATGAACTGCACACCAGGACAGAGAAGAAACACATTCCAGCTACAGAGGCTGGCAGTGAGGGCAATGTACAGCCAGATATTGACATCATCAGGGCCAGGTGTAAGCAGCTGGAGGCAGAGATAGCTGTCACAAAGACACCGGAATCCATTATGT TACTTCCCAATGACCCTGGTGTGCGGTTCAATGAATTGTGTGCAGACACAGAACAGCGGATCTCCCAGTACAAGGAGTGTGTTGACTTCCTCTCTGCACAGTGTTCAGACATGCACCAGGAATATGAGAG GGAGTGTAAGCAGAGAGAAGAGTTGAGACTCATCATTAAAGCTGCAGAGGCCAAACTAACAGAAACAGACTCACACAATCTCTCACATGCCGA GGTCTGTGACAGAGTTCagacaaaattaaagaaattgaaagacacggacaaagaaaagaaaaagcaaaTG GTAGACTTTCTTGACAGAAAATTTCCACTTCCTGATCAAGTGACATTTAACAGAGTTAAAAAGAAG TTGGGTAGCGAGGAGAGGGGAGGACAGCTACAGACACTGGCCGACCTTCTGCCACTCAAGTCCATCATAGAT ATGTTGATGAAGGCGTGTATGAGCAGTCCAAACAACCCATACATTGTGGTTGACCACCGGTTCTGGCCGCTGTATGTCGAGTTCCTCCTGGTCTACGGCATCGCAGTCCTCCACCCTGACGACTCACAGCGCATCAAGCTCACGCCCTTTCACCTCTGA
- the LOC128217709 gene encoding m7GpppX diphosphatase-like isoform X1 translates to MDRKKRKLESGDRQDDDRLRILDSFEGFKVKSVISENSRCKTAVIHGELDGKDAIVLLERKPFNLSNVSNYFTEETGLENTLKNDIYGTYDAYPPKVENAVKAVVIHPATEKHVQKYTDQERYIVHETPSLYEQVTLPLITSKQFSIQWVYNILEKKKEADRIVYEDTDPDTGFILLPDMKWDRTDTSALYLVAIVHKHNIKSLRDLDTGSLPLLQNILKKGLKAIQDTYDIPASKLNVYIHYQPSYYHFHVHFTNVKFEAPGFGADRAHLLADVINNIQLYGDFYKKKTLTFLVREQEDLYMKFKDAGYFDCSEEVSVEK, encoded by the exons ATGGacagaaagaaaagaaaactggAATCTGGTGATCGGCAGGACGACGACCGCCTTCGTATATTGGACAGTTTTGAGGGTTTTAAAGTGAAGAGCGTGATCAGTGAAAACTCGCGATGCAAAACGGCTGTCATCCACGGGGAGCTGGACGGGAAAGACGCCATTGTTTTGTTGGAAAGAAAACCATTCAACCTCAGTAATGTTAGCAACTACTTTACGGAGGAAACAGGTTTAGAGAATACATTGAAGAATGACATTTATGGAACTTATGATGCATATCCACCGAAAGTAGAGAATG CTGTGAAGGCGGTGGTGATTCACCCTGCCACAGAGAAACATGTGCAGAAGTACACAGACCAGGAGCGATACATTGTGCATGAGACACCCAGTCTATATGAACAGGTGACACTGCCACTCATCACAAGCAAACAGTTCAGCATACAG TGGGTGTACAACATACTGGAGAAGAAGAAGGAGGCTGATCGTATTGTGTATGAGGACACAGACCCTGACACAGGGTTCATCCTGCTGCCAGACATGAAGTGGGACCGAACAGACACAAGTGCCCTGTACCTGGTAGCAATTGTCCACAAACATAACATCAAGTCTTTGCGAGACCTGGACACAGGGAGCCTTCCGCTGCTGCAAAATATACTCAAGAAAGGGCTG AAAGCTATTCAGGACACCTATGACATTCCAGCCAGCAAACTGAATGTTTACATCCATTACCAGCCGTCATACTACCATTTTCATGTGCATTTCACCAATGTTAAGTTCGAAGCACCGGGGTTCGGAGCTGATAGGGCTCATCTTCTGGCTGATGTAATTAACAATATACAGTTGTATGGCGACTTCTACAAGAAAAAGACGCTGACGTTCCTCGTAAGAGAGCAAGAAGACTTGTACATGAAGTTTAAAGATGCAGGATACTTTGATTGCTCTGAAGAAGTCTCtgtagaaaaataa
- the LOC128218252 gene encoding YEATS domain-containing protein 4-like, which produces MSEYGQESSGRVKGVTIVKPIVYGNVARYFGKKREEDGHTHQWTVYLKPYRNEDLSTYVKKVTFKLHDSYPNSTRVHTKSPYEVTETGWGEFEVIIKIYFNDPTERPVTVYHLLKLFQSETEVMLGKKSLVAEYYDELVFNDPSYMMQQLLNGTRSLSIGAYKHDSDFEEKKEKTVVKIENAKRKIRYEISELNERLKQKKMTIQKLKDEISKLDTHSTDTPVSESLT; this is translated from the exons ATGTCTGAATATGGTCAAGAGTCCAGCGGAAGAGTTAAG GGTGTGACGATAGTGAAGCCAATCGTGTATGGGAATGTAGCAAGGTATTTCGGCAAAAAGAGGGAGGAGGATGGACACACTCATCAGTGGACCGTGTACCTGAAACCTTACAGAAATGAG GATCTGTCCACATATGTGAAGAAAGTAACATTCAAGCTGCACGATAGTTACCCAAATTCTACCCGAG TTCATACAAAGTCTCCCTACGAGGTGACAGAGACTGGCTGGGGAGAGTTCGAAGTCATAATcaaaatatacttcaatgaccCAACAGAGAGACCG GTGACGGTTTACCACTTGTTGAAGTTGTTCCAGAGTGAGACGGAGGTCATGCTTGGCAAGAAATCTCTCGTTGCTGAGTACTACGATGAACTG GTGTTTAATGACCCTTCCTACATGATGCAGCAGCTTCTCAACGGGACACGCTCTCTCTCCATCGGGGCATATAAACATGACTCAGACT TTGAAGAGAAAAAGGAAAAGACAGtggtgaaaatagaaaatgccAAACGGAAAATACGATATGAAATCTCAGAATTGAATGAACGcttgaaacaaaagaaaatgacaATCCAGAAGTTAAAAGACGAAATTTCAAAACTTGATACCCACAGCACAGACACTCCTGTATCAGAATCATTGACCTGA
- the LOC128217709 gene encoding m7GpppX diphosphatase-like isoform X2: MDRKKRKLESGDRQDDDRLRILDSFEGFKVKSVISENSRCKTAVIHGELDGKDAIVLLERKPFNLSNVSNYFTEETGLENTLKNDIYGTYDAYPPKVENAVKAVVIHPATEKHVQKYTDQERYIVHETPSLYEQWVYNILEKKKEADRIVYEDTDPDTGFILLPDMKWDRTDTSALYLVAIVHKHNIKSLRDLDTGSLPLLQNILKKGLKAIQDTYDIPASKLNVYIHYQPSYYHFHVHFTNVKFEAPGFGADRAHLLADVINNIQLYGDFYKKKTLTFLVREQEDLYMKFKDAGYFDCSEEVSVEK; encoded by the exons ATGGacagaaagaaaagaaaactggAATCTGGTGATCGGCAGGACGACGACCGCCTTCGTATATTGGACAGTTTTGAGGGTTTTAAAGTGAAGAGCGTGATCAGTGAAAACTCGCGATGCAAAACGGCTGTCATCCACGGGGAGCTGGACGGGAAAGACGCCATTGTTTTGTTGGAAAGAAAACCATTCAACCTCAGTAATGTTAGCAACTACTTTACGGAGGAAACAGGTTTAGAGAATACATTGAAGAATGACATTTATGGAACTTATGATGCATATCCACCGAAAGTAGAGAATG CTGTGAAGGCGGTGGTGATTCACCCTGCCACAGAGAAACATGTGCAGAAGTACACAGACCAGGAGCGATACATTGTGCATGAGACACCCAGTCTATATGAACAG TGGGTGTACAACATACTGGAGAAGAAGAAGGAGGCTGATCGTATTGTGTATGAGGACACAGACCCTGACACAGGGTTCATCCTGCTGCCAGACATGAAGTGGGACCGAACAGACACAAGTGCCCTGTACCTGGTAGCAATTGTCCACAAACATAACATCAAGTCTTTGCGAGACCTGGACACAGGGAGCCTTCCGCTGCTGCAAAATATACTCAAGAAAGGGCTG AAAGCTATTCAGGACACCTATGACATTCCAGCCAGCAAACTGAATGTTTACATCCATTACCAGCCGTCATACTACCATTTTCATGTGCATTTCACCAATGTTAAGTTCGAAGCACCGGGGTTCGGAGCTGATAGGGCTCATCTTCTGGCTGATGTAATTAACAATATACAGTTGTATGGCGACTTCTACAAGAAAAAGACGCTGACGTTCCTCGTAAGAGAGCAAGAAGACTTGTACATGAAGTTTAAAGATGCAGGATACTTTGATTGCTCTGAAGAAGTCTCtgtagaaaaataa